One stretch of Ipomoea triloba cultivar NCNSP0323 chromosome 8, ASM357664v1 DNA includes these proteins:
- the LOC116027850 gene encoding 14 kDa proline-rich protein DC2.15-like, whose product MAKVASLALLLTLNILFFTMVSSTNVPCPPPPSSGHGHGHHHGKAKCPKDALKLKVCANLLNDLVHLVVGSPAKAHCCPLIDGLVDLEAAVCLCTAIKANVLGINLNVPLSLSLVLNNCGKKVPEGFKCE is encoded by the coding sequence atggctaaGGTTGCATCACTTGCCCTTCTCCTCACTTTGAACATCCTCTTCTTCACAATGGTTAGCTCCACCAATGTCCCTTGCCCACCACCCCCATCGAGCGGCCACGGCCATGGTCACCACCATGGCAAGGCGAAATGCCCTAAAGATGCACTTAAATTGAAGGTCTGTGCCAACCTCTTGAACGACCTGGTCCACCTTGTTGTCGGCAGTCCTGCAAAGGCCCATTGCTGCCCTCTCATCGACGGTCTTGTGGATCTTGAGGCCGCTGTTTGCCTTTGCACCGCCATTAAAGCCAATGTTTTGGGTATTAACCTTAATGTTCCCCTCTCCCTCAGCTTGGTCCTCAACAACTGTGGAAAGAAGGTCCCAGAAGGCTTCAAATGCGAATAA